Proteins encoded together in one Gemmatimonadaceae bacterium window:
- a CDS encoding zf-HC2 domain-containing protein, which translates to MTKCRTPELQDLLPDFVAESLGDADRVRVTAHLAECDACTADLAILRDVRAARVAVAPIDVARIVAALPRPAAATPVLQVHRGTAVPPSVRGASTAPSRSGSRSRWQGPQVWRMAATLGVILAGGFSVLVARRGGAAFDAAPDALQVVESTTVAPLSPTAAAPSESASLARPAATGTTTSAASPAASSPAHANVAVSYGALDNATEAEIQALIDRLEKWDGATSAEPAPTVPVVSSRGGAQP; encoded by the coding sequence ATGACTAAGTGCCGAACCCCGGAGCTGCAGGATCTGCTCCCCGATTTCGTGGCGGAGTCGCTCGGCGACGCTGATCGCGTGCGGGTGACGGCACACCTCGCCGAGTGTGACGCGTGCACCGCGGATCTCGCGATCCTGCGCGATGTGCGAGCGGCGCGCGTGGCGGTGGCGCCAATCGATGTGGCGCGGATCGTCGCGGCGCTGCCGCGCCCGGCGGCCGCCACGCCGGTGTTGCAGGTGCATCGTGGAACCGCCGTGCCGCCGTCGGTTCGTGGGGCGTCCACGGCCCCGTCGCGGTCGGGGTCGCGTTCGCGGTGGCAGGGCCCGCAGGTGTGGCGCATGGCCGCGACGCTGGGTGTCATCCTCGCCGGTGGCTTCTCGGTACTCGTCGCGCGTCGCGGTGGCGCCGCGTTCGACGCCGCCCCGGATGCGCTGCAGGTGGTGGAGTCCACCACCGTCGCGCCCCTCAGCCCCACCGCCGCCGCCCCGTCGGAGAGCGCGAGTCTGGCGCGCCCGGCGGCGACCGGTACGACCACCAGCGCCGCCTCACCCGCGGCATCGAGCCCCGCGCACGCGAACGTGGCGGTCTCGTATGGGGCGCTCGACAACGCGACCGAGGCGGAGATTCAGGCCCTGATCGATCGTTTGGAGAAGTGGGATGGCGCGACCAGCGCCGAACCGGCACCCACCGTGCCGGTCGTGTCGTCGCGTGGAGGAGCCCAACCGTGA
- a CDS encoding RNA polymerase sigma factor, producing the protein MIHAEQRDDASEDAVLIDRWLAGDERAATAIVERHAEALARFAARLGITQDVDELVQDTFVRAFGALDSFRADSSLRTWLFTIERRLVIDRRRAQGRRGTEVDIDDEPVATGYNALDTLVADEASQRVHGALARLTRLQRDVFLLRVQEGRSYKEIAEILDTTEGSARVHYHNAMRAVKEFLDD; encoded by the coding sequence ATGATCCATGCCGAACAGCGCGACGATGCATCCGAGGATGCCGTCCTCATCGATCGATGGCTGGCAGGGGACGAGCGGGCCGCCACGGCGATCGTGGAGCGGCACGCCGAGGCCCTCGCGCGCTTTGCCGCGCGGCTTGGCATCACGCAGGACGTGGATGAGCTGGTGCAGGACACCTTCGTGCGGGCCTTCGGCGCCCTCGACAGCTTTCGCGCCGACAGCTCGCTACGCACGTGGCTGTTCACCATCGAGCGCCGGCTCGTCATCGACCGTCGGCGGGCGCAGGGGCGCCGCGGCACCGAAGTCGATATCGACGACGAGCCGGTGGCGACCGGATACAACGCACTGGACACGCTGGTGGCGGACGAAGCCTCGCAGCGCGTCCACGGGGCGCTGGCGCGCCTCACGCGCCTGCAGCGGGACGTCTTCCTGCTGCGCGTGCAGGAAGGACGCAGTTACAAGGAGATCGCCGAGATCCTCGACACCACCGAGGGGTCGGCGCGAGTGCATTATCACAACGCGATGCGGGCCGTGAAGGAGTTTCTCGATGACTAA
- a CDS encoding glycerophosphodiester phosphodiesterase codes for MSAHANRIPEIIAHRGASRECLENTLPAFARALELGADAIELDVHGTADGVLVVHHDPVLRLEPEGPLVPIASLLASEVAAVSLRDGARVPRLDAVCDLVGTRARLYVEVKASSVAELVVAAFDRYPQMRLAVHAFDHRLPLAVRQRRPATAIGLLSASYPLDVAAWLGGVQPEAVWQHAALIDEAFVRAVQGFGARCIAWTVNDAPHARQLAAWGVDGLCSDVPDLIRRAVTDAPYG; via the coding sequence ATGAGCGCGCACGCGAATCGCATCCCGGAGATCATCGCTCATCGGGGCGCGTCGCGGGAGTGCCTGGAGAACACCCTGCCCGCTTTCGCGCGGGCCCTCGAGCTCGGGGCGGATGCGATCGAGCTGGATGTCCACGGGACCGCCGACGGGGTCCTGGTGGTGCATCACGACCCCGTCCTGCGCCTCGAACCGGAGGGGCCGCTGGTACCGATCGCCAGCCTCCTGGCGAGCGAGGTGGCTGCGGTCTCGCTCCGTGACGGCGCGCGTGTCCCGCGCCTCGATGCCGTGTGCGATCTGGTCGGGACCCGCGCGCGGCTCTACGTGGAAGTGAAGGCCTCGAGCGTCGCCGAGCTGGTCGTGGCGGCGTTCGATCGCTATCCGCAGATGCGTCTGGCCGTGCACGCCTTCGATCACCGCCTGCCGCTGGCCGTGCGTCAACGTCGCCCAGCGACGGCCATCGGGCTGTTGAGCGCGTCGTACCCGCTGGACGTGGCCGCCTGGCTGGGCGGCGTGCAGCCGGAGGCCGTCTGGCAACACGCCGCGCTCATCGACGAGGCCTTTGTGCGTGCCGTGCAGGGCTTTGGCGCCCGGTGCATCGCCTGGACCGTGAACGACGCGCCCCACGCGCGCCAATTGGCGGCGTGGGGCGTCGACGGCCTGTGCAGCGACGTGCCGGACCTGATCCGACGTGCCGTGACGGACGCGCCTTACGGCTGA
- the rpmA gene encoding 50S ribosomal protein L27, protein MAHKKGVGSSRNGRDSNPKYRGIKKYGGEFVTAGNIILRQCGTKWHPGANVGMGTDYTIYSLVDGVVQFAHKSKKAYKVNVLPVEYVEETVEA, encoded by the coding sequence ATGGCACATAAGAAGGGCGTCGGCTCCTCCCGCAACGGCCGCGATTCCAATCCGAAGTACCGCGGCATCAAGAAGTACGGCGGCGAGTTCGTTACGGCCGGCAACATCATCCTCCGTCAGTGCGGCACCAAGTGGCATCCGGGTGCCAACGTCGGCATGGGCACCGACTACACGATCTACTCGCTCGTCGACGGCGTCGTGCAGTTCGCCCACAAGAGCAAAAAGGCCTACAAGGTCAACGTCCTCCCCGTGGAGTACGTCGAGGAGACGGTCGAGGCCTAA
- the rplU gene encoding 50S ribosomal protein L21: MSYAIIRTGGKQFRAEPGKTLRIPSLLGEAGTAVEFNDVLLGSDGKQIRTGVPTLSGAKVTAEIVKHGLDDKIIVFKFKRRKNYARKQGHRQKFTEVRIKDITLG; encoded by the coding sequence ATGAGCTACGCCATCATCCGCACCGGCGGCAAGCAGTTCCGTGCCGAGCCGGGCAAGACCCTTCGGATTCCGTCACTGCTGGGTGAAGCCGGCACGGCCGTTGAATTCAACGACGTCCTCCTCGGCTCCGACGGCAAGCAGATCCGCACGGGCGTGCCCACGCTCTCCGGCGCGAAGGTGACGGCGGAGATCGTCAAGCACGGTCTCGACGACAAGATCATCGTCTTCAAGTTCAAGCGCCGGAAGAACTACGCCCGCAAGCAGGGGCATCGGCAGAAGTTCACTGAAGTGCGCATCAAGGACATCACCCTCGGCTGA
- a CDS encoding Rne/Rng family ribonuclease gives MKRELLVNATPRETRVAIIEDGQLVELLVDRPDARRMVGDVYLGKVEAVLPGIQAAFVNIGTEKSAFLHAADVVVENEQVSDDDDDDDSSDDESSGGGGGRRGRREVRPIQDLLKRGQDILVQITKEPISTKGPRVTAQVSLAGRFLVYMPFASKVGVSRKIDERAERQRLRAMVGEMLPDDAGGVIVRTVSEDATKETFERELNTLINNWKRIKRKTQFLRAPAMVHRETNVTRGLVRDLFSAKVERVLVDSKQVFNEITEYLQGIAPDLVERVKLYEDTVPLFDKEGIETEIRDLFKRRCDLPSGGYIIIEQTEALVSIDVNSGRYTGKRDPEKTIFKTNTEAAREIARQLRLRDVGGIIVCDFIDMETQGNRDKVLHELRTHLGRDRARTKAFAVSELGLVEMTRQRVRQSHYQSMTEACPTCSGTGRVFTPETIVRRTERAVRRMAAEGRREPVLLRLHPEVALHVLEQEHDFVKRLEKLAGFPLELRDDPLLKPDEIKLVMRGAQRDVTQQYAIA, from the coding sequence ATGAAGCGTGAGCTCCTGGTGAACGCGACGCCGCGCGAAACGCGCGTCGCCATCATCGAGGACGGCCAGCTGGTGGAGTTGCTGGTGGATCGGCCGGACGCCCGCCGCATGGTCGGCGACGTCTATCTCGGCAAAGTCGAGGCGGTCCTCCCCGGCATTCAGGCGGCCTTCGTCAACATCGGTACCGAAAAGTCGGCCTTCCTGCATGCGGCCGACGTCGTCGTCGAAAATGAGCAGGTCTCCGACGACGATGATGACGACGACAGCAGCGACGACGAGTCGAGCGGCGGCGGCGGGGGCCGTCGCGGCCGCCGTGAAGTCCGTCCCATTCAGGATCTGCTGAAGCGCGGGCAGGACATCCTCGTCCAGATCACCAAGGAACCCATCTCCACCAAGGGCCCGCGCGTCACCGCGCAGGTGTCGCTGGCCGGACGGTTCCTGGTCTACATGCCGTTCGCGTCCAAGGTGGGCGTGAGCCGCAAGATCGACGAGCGCGCCGAGCGGCAGCGCCTTCGGGCCATGGTCGGCGAGATGCTCCCCGATGACGCCGGCGGCGTGATCGTCCGCACCGTGTCGGAAGACGCGACCAAGGAGACGTTCGAGCGCGAGCTCAACACGCTCATCAACAACTGGAAGCGCATCAAGCGGAAGACGCAGTTCCTGCGCGCCCCCGCCATGGTGCACCGCGAGACGAACGTCACGCGCGGTCTCGTGCGCGACCTCTTCAGCGCCAAGGTCGAGCGCGTCCTCGTGGACTCGAAGCAGGTCTTCAACGAGATCACCGAATACCTGCAGGGGATCGCCCCCGACCTCGTCGAGCGGGTGAAGCTCTACGAAGACACCGTTCCGCTCTTCGACAAGGAAGGGATCGAAACGGAGATCCGCGATCTCTTCAAGCGGCGCTGCGATCTGCCGAGCGGGGGCTACATCATCATCGAGCAGACCGAAGCGCTGGTCTCGATCGACGTGAACTCCGGCCGCTACACCGGCAAGCGCGACCCCGAAAAGACGATCTTCAAGACGAACACCGAGGCGGCACGCGAAATCGCGCGGCAGCTGCGTCTGCGCGATGTGGGCGGCATCATCGTCTGCGACTTCATCGACATGGAGACGCAGGGCAATCGCGACAAGGTGCTGCACGAACTGCGCACGCATCTGGGGCGCGATCGCGCCCGCACGAAGGCGTTTGCGGTGTCGGAGCTCGGGCTCGTGGAAATGACGCGCCAGCGCGTGCGGCAGAGCCACTACCAGAGCATGACCGAGGCGTGTCCCACCTGCAGCGGCACGGGACGCGTGTTCACCCCCGAAACGATCGTCCGCCGCACCGAGCGGGCCGTGCGACGCATGGCCGCCGAGGGGCGGCGTGAGCCGGTGCTCCTGCGCCTGCATCCGGAGGTCGCGCTCCACGTTCTGGAACAGGAGCACGATTTCGTGAAGCGGCTGGAGAAGCTGGCCGGGTTCCCGCTCGAACTCCGGGACGACCCGCTCCTCAAGCCCGACGAGATCAAGCTCGTCATGCGGGGGGCCCAGCGGGACGTCACCCAGCAGTACGCGATCGCCTGA
- a CDS encoding acyl-CoA dehydrogenase, whose protein sequence is MDDSLYFSEQHLAVRDMVRSFARDEVAPVAGQFDETSTFPWENVKKMGELGLLGVPWSEEIGGAGFDTISFMIAIEELAKVCASHSITISAHTTLGTSPIVNFGTKAQIERYVPLLASGKVLGGFGLTEEAAGSDAGGTRTTAVKQGDKYILNGSKRFITHAGVGEIFVVTAVTDPSKGTKGISSFILTKESVDLEACRVHGVGHDDALPNMAGFTAGKKEDKLGWRASDTRELLFDNVEVPAENLLGTEGLGFVNFMKTLDAGRIGIAALSVGIAQGALEQSLQYASVRKQFGQAIANFQGIQFQLSDMATEIEAGRHLVYHAAWLAQNGKPYGKEAAMAKLFCSELAMRATIKAIQVHGGYGYTRDYPVERYMRDAKICEIGEGTSEIQRMVIARHLLKSLA, encoded by the coding sequence ATGGACGACAGCCTTTACTTCTCCGAGCAGCATCTCGCCGTGCGCGATATGGTGCGGTCTTTCGCCCGCGACGAAGTCGCGCCCGTGGCCGGCCAGTTCGACGAAACCTCCACGTTCCCCTGGGAGAATGTGAAGAAGATGGGCGAGCTCGGGCTGCTCGGTGTACCCTGGTCCGAAGAGATCGGTGGTGCCGGGTTCGACACGATCAGCTTCATGATTGCGATCGAAGAGCTCGCGAAAGTGTGCGCCTCGCACTCGATCACCATCAGCGCGCATACGACGTTGGGCACGTCACCCATCGTCAACTTCGGCACCAAGGCGCAGATCGAGCGTTACGTGCCGTTGCTCGCCAGCGGCAAGGTCCTCGGTGGCTTCGGCCTAACCGAAGAGGCGGCCGGCAGTGATGCCGGCGGCACGCGTACGACCGCTGTGAAGCAGGGGGACAAGTACATCCTGAACGGCAGCAAGCGCTTCATTACGCACGCCGGCGTTGGAGAGATCTTCGTCGTCACGGCCGTCACCGATCCGAGCAAGGGCACGAAGGGCATCTCGAGCTTCATCCTGACCAAGGAGAGCGTTGACCTCGAGGCCTGCCGCGTGCACGGGGTCGGGCACGACGACGCGCTCCCGAACATGGCCGGCTTCACCGCCGGCAAGAAGGAAGACAAGCTGGGCTGGCGTGCCTCGGACACGCGCGAACTCCTCTTCGACAACGTCGAGGTGCCCGCCGAGAACCTGCTGGGAACCGAGGGGCTGGGCTTCGTGAACTTCATGAAGACGCTCGACGCCGGTCGCATCGGGATCGCGGCGCTGTCGGTCGGCATCGCGCAGGGCGCCCTCGAGCAGTCGCTCCAGTACGCCAGCGTCCGCAAGCAGTTCGGGCAGGCGATCGCCAACTTCCAGGGCATCCAGTTCCAGCTGTCCGACATGGCCACCGAGATCGAGGCCGGCCGCCATCTGGTCTACCACGCGGCCTGGCTGGCCCAGAATGGCAAGCCGTACGGCAAGGAAGCCGCCATGGCCAAGCTCTTCTGCTCGGAGCTCGCCATGCGGGCCACCATCAAGGCGATCCAGGTGCACGGCGGCTACGGCTACACCCGCGACTACCCGGTCGAGCGCTACATGCGCGACGCCAAGATCTGCGAGATCGGCGAGGGGACGAGCGAGATTCAGCGGATGGTGATCGCGCGGCACCTCTTGAAGAGCCTGGCCTAA
- a CDS encoding RecQ family ATP-dependent DNA helicase, whose translation MSCTSPAAPSADPLMRARAALARYFGYPDFRAPQLPAVTAVLRGGDVLIVLPTGGGKSLCYQVPALVRTGLTVVVSPLISLMADQVEALRRRGIGAAYLNSTLTGRETADRLAQARDGALTLLYLAPEKLVATRMLEALGRIGVSLLAVDEAHCISEWGHDFRPAYRRIGAMRARLGDPQTVALTATATPRVRRDIATQLALRDPTVIIGGFDRTNLTYHVAETPSLRDKHAQAVTWLRDAPGAAVVYASTRTAVEQVTAVLVRARVRAVAYHGGLPASVRQRAQDAFMDSRARVIVATSAFGMGIDKPDVRLVVHHAMPGSLEAYYQEAGRAGRDGQPSRCVLLHTATDRATHDHFLQRAHPDRRVVERTWAQLRACADRSGWVPRAPDAFIAALPAADQRAPVGAALRVLVAAGACRIAPPGADTHWIRLLATPARIRRELTGARRADRTALRALWQLAGDRLQDGVTIRATALPTGIGGDGGLISLLERLAAQQFLLWMRTGGGIRLTEEYRSMVSPPVDWRALDRRRHAEQQRLRAMVQYAQIRDCRRAYVLRYFGDASVRGPCGACDRCLPP comes from the coding sequence ATGTCTTGCACATCGCCGGCGGCCCCGTCTGCTGATCCCCTGATGCGCGCGCGTGCGGCGCTCGCGCGCTACTTCGGGTACCCCGACTTCCGAGCGCCACAGTTGCCGGCGGTCACCGCGGTCCTCCGCGGCGGTGATGTGCTCATCGTGCTCCCCACCGGTGGCGGCAAGTCCCTCTGCTATCAGGTGCCCGCCCTCGTACGCACCGGCCTCACGGTGGTCGTGAGTCCGCTGATCTCGCTCATGGCCGATCAGGTCGAGGCGCTCCGGCGGCGTGGCATCGGCGCGGCGTATCTCAACAGCACCCTCACGGGACGAGAGACCGCCGATCGGCTCGCGCAGGCGCGTGACGGTGCGCTGACGCTGCTCTATCTCGCGCCGGAAAAACTCGTCGCCACGCGGATGCTGGAGGCGCTCGGTCGCATCGGCGTCAGCCTGCTCGCGGTAGACGAAGCCCATTGCATCAGCGAATGGGGCCACGACTTCCGACCGGCCTACCGCCGTATCGGTGCCATGCGCGCGCGGCTCGGCGATCCCCAAACCGTAGCCCTCACGGCGACCGCCACACCGCGCGTGCGCCGCGATATCGCCACGCAGCTCGCCTTGCGCGATCCGACGGTGATCATCGGCGGGTTCGACCGCACGAACCTGACCTACCATGTGGCCGAGACGCCATCGCTCCGAGACAAGCACGCGCAAGCCGTCACCTGGTTGCGCGACGCGCCAGGCGCGGCGGTCGTGTACGCGTCCACGCGCACCGCGGTGGAGCAGGTGACGGCCGTGCTCGTGCGGGCCCGCGTGCGCGCGGTCGCCTATCACGGCGGTCTGCCGGCGAGTGTCCGGCAACGCGCGCAGGACGCGTTCATGGACAGTCGGGCGCGCGTCATCGTGGCCACCAGCGCCTTCGGCATGGGCATCGACAAACCCGACGTGCGCCTGGTCGTGCATCACGCCATGCCCGGCTCGCTCGAGGCCTACTACCAGGAAGCCGGTCGAGCCGGCCGCGACGGCCAGCCGAGTCGGTGTGTCTTGCTGCACACGGCCACCGACCGTGCCACGCACGATCATTTCCTGCAGCGCGCGCATCCGGACCGGCGCGTGGTGGAACGCACCTGGGCGCAGCTGCGGGCGTGCGCCGATCGGAGTGGATGGGTGCCGCGCGCTCCCGACGCGTTTATCGCCGCCCTCCCCGCCGCCGATCAGCGTGCGCCGGTGGGGGCGGCGCTTCGGGTGCTGGTCGCGGCCGGCGCGTGTCGTATCGCGCCGCCCGGTGCAGACACGCACTGGATCCGCCTGCTCGCGACACCGGCGCGCATCCGGCGCGAGCTCACGGGGGCCCGGCGTGCCGACCGCACGGCGCTCCGCGCGCTCTGGCAACTGGCGGGTGACCGTCTGCAGGACGGTGTGACAATCCGCGCGACGGCGCTCCCAACGGGAATAGGCGGGGATGGAGGACTGATCTCCCTGCTGGAACGGTTGGCCGCACAACAGTTCCTCCTCTGGATGCGTACTGGGGGCGGTATTCGTCTCACCGAGGAGTACCGCTCGATGGTCAGTCCGCCGGTCGATTGGCGCGCGCTGGACCGGCGACGGCACGCCGAGCAGCAGCGTCTGCGTGCGATGGTGCAGTATGCGCAGATCCGGGATTGCCGTCGGGCGTACGTCCTGCGCTATTTCGGTGATGCGAGCGTACGTGGCCCCTGCGGCGCGTGCGATCGATGCCTCCCTCCGTAG
- a CDS encoding U32 family peptidase yields the protein MSRMPIPELLAPAGTLDAVRAAVANGANAIYLGASMYNARDEGAQLSLDELGQACAIAHARGVRVYLTFNVLIKPHELPEAMAYLGECIDRGIDAAIVQDLGVVRLIQQVYPQLEVHGSTQMTVHDAAGARVMQRLGVERVVLARENTLEDIREIRSAVPELSLETFVHGALCISYSGQCFMSGMISERSANRGSCAQSCRKDYTLNDESTGATLDRGYLISTKDLAAHDHLEQIAELGIGCLKVEGRKKKPEYVATVTKAYRGWLDALSRGERGHAPSTDDVEPLVQIFSRGNTGGMYGGRQGREYITRTQPDNRGLPIGTVLSTDGDELVVAVSRALAVGDGLGFEAPEADSAATLGGTVQQVRALQVSGGVHRQAIVVRSGMRVTRVPDGWRVVRTSDATLLASAKASFQQVPVPDRVGLTRVDVRCFGHAGGPLKTIWTAGDLEVTVRGEVPLAPASKRALDMTQLREQFGRLGGTEFKLGAVDISGLAEGLFVPVSELNRLRQDATEQLTEQLSWGRMSDAAVREARIAEGIAHVPTVSPAPVETGAFALRVIVADLDSARDAAAAGATEIVLDPFLRHPMPPVSRVTTLRDELAAQGVGLRLRTPTIVRPEDRKRLTKWLALGLPLLSGHLGLVAEQGEAGQDVIADYATNAFNQHTTAFLFELGARRVVASIELTADELAHLAAPWGGAGIDVLVYGRTEGMTIEHCVLSAAFDREPTTCRDLCVQKHTNVSLTDPAGYTFAVATDSDCRNRLLHSRPIDGSEFLPQLWTSGIRGFQMVFNVPGDPIRDLVAGYRAALDALAAGATPDLTATRRLLDGAFTRGHFARAV from the coding sequence ATGTCCCGAATGCCCATCCCCGAGCTCCTGGCCCCCGCTGGCACCCTGGATGCCGTTCGCGCCGCCGTCGCGAATGGCGCCAATGCCATTTATCTCGGCGCGTCGATGTACAACGCGCGCGACGAAGGGGCCCAGCTGTCGCTCGACGAGCTCGGGCAGGCCTGCGCCATCGCGCACGCCCGGGGGGTGCGGGTCTACCTCACCTTCAACGTGCTCATCAAGCCGCACGAGCTGCCCGAGGCGATGGCCTATCTCGGGGAGTGCATCGATCGCGGCATCGATGCGGCCATCGTGCAGGATCTGGGCGTCGTCCGCCTGATCCAGCAGGTCTATCCGCAGCTCGAGGTGCATGGCTCCACCCAGATGACCGTGCACGACGCCGCCGGCGCGCGCGTCATGCAACGGCTGGGGGTGGAGCGCGTGGTCCTCGCCCGCGAAAACACGCTCGAGGACATTCGCGAGATTCGCTCGGCGGTCCCCGAGTTGAGCCTCGAGACCTTCGTACACGGGGCACTCTGTATCTCGTACTCCGGGCAGTGCTTCATGTCCGGCATGATCAGCGAGCGCTCGGCCAATCGCGGCTCCTGTGCCCAATCGTGCCGGAAGGACTACACGCTCAATGATGAGAGCACGGGTGCCACGCTCGACCGCGGGTATCTCATCAGCACGAAGGACCTCGCCGCCCACGATCATCTGGAGCAGATCGCCGAGTTGGGGATCGGCTGCCTCAAGGTCGAGGGGCGCAAGAAGAAGCCGGAGTACGTCGCCACGGTGACCAAGGCGTACCGCGGTTGGCTGGATGCGCTCTCGCGCGGTGAGCGGGGCCACGCCCCGTCCACCGACGACGTCGAACCGCTCGTCCAGATCTTCAGTCGCGGGAACACGGGCGGCATGTACGGGGGTCGGCAGGGGCGCGAGTACATCACGCGCACCCAGCCCGATAACCGCGGGCTCCCCATCGGTACCGTGCTGTCCACGGACGGCGACGAGCTCGTCGTGGCCGTGTCGCGGGCACTCGCGGTGGGTGATGGCCTGGGCTTCGAAGCGCCCGAGGCGGACAGCGCCGCCACGCTGGGCGGCACCGTGCAGCAGGTACGCGCGCTGCAGGTGAGCGGCGGCGTGCACCGCCAGGCCATCGTGGTCCGCAGCGGCATGCGCGTCACGCGCGTCCCCGACGGCTGGCGCGTGGTGCGGACGAGCGACGCGACGCTGCTCGCCTCTGCGAAGGCCTCGTTCCAGCAGGTCCCGGTGCCCGATCGCGTGGGACTCACGCGCGTGGATGTGCGCTGCTTCGGCCATGCCGGCGGGCCGCTCAAGACGATCTGGACGGCCGGCGATCTCGAGGTCACCGTGCGCGGTGAAGTCCCGCTGGCCCCGGCCAGCAAGCGCGCGCTCGACATGACGCAGCTGCGCGAACAGTTCGGCCGTCTGGGCGGCACGGAGTTCAAGCTCGGGGCGGTGGATATCAGCGGCCTGGCCGAAGGGCTGTTTGTCCCCGTCAGCGAGCTCAATCGCCTCCGCCAGGACGCGACCGAGCAGCTCACCGAGCAACTCAGCTGGGGGCGTATGAGTGACGCCGCCGTGCGCGAGGCACGCATTGCGGAGGGGATCGCGCATGTTCCCACGGTCTCCCCCGCACCGGTCGAAACGGGGGCCTTTGCGCTCCGTGTGATCGTGGCGGATCTCGACAGCGCGCGCGACGCGGCTGCGGCCGGGGCGACCGAGATCGTGCTGGACCCGTTCCTCCGGCATCCGATGCCACCGGTCAGCCGCGTCACCACGCTGCGCGATGAACTCGCGGCCCAGGGCGTGGGGCTCCGGTTGCGCACACCCACGATCGTGCGCCCCGAAGATCGCAAGCGCCTCACGAAGTGGCTGGCGCTCGGGCTGCCGCTGCTCTCGGGCCACCTCGGTCTCGTGGCGGAGCAGGGAGAAGCCGGCCAGGACGTCATCGCCGACTACGCGACAAACGCGTTCAATCAACACACCACGGCGTTCCTGTTCGAACTCGGCGCGCGGCGCGTCGTGGCGAGCATTGAACTCACGGCGGACGAACTGGCCCACCTCGCCGCCCCGTGGGGCGGGGCCGGCATCGACGTCCTCGTGTACGGCCGCACCGAAGGGATGACGATCGAGCACTGCGTCCTCAGCGCCGCCTTCGATCGTGAGCCGACGACGTGTCGGGATCTGTGTGTGCAGAAGCACACCAACGTCTCGCTCACCGATCCGGCGGGGTATACGTTCGCCGTCGCCACCGACAGCGATTGCCGGAACCGGCTGCTGCATTCGCGTCCGATCGACGGGAGCGAATTCCTGCCGCAGCTCTGGACGTCCGGCATCCGCGGTTTCCAGATGGTTTTCAACGTGCCGGGTGACCCGATCCGCGATCTGGTGGCCGGCTATCGGGCCGCGCTCGATGCACTGGCGGCGGGCGCGACGCCCGATCTCACCGCCACCCGTCGTCTCCTCGATGGGGCCTTTACCCGCGGGCACTTTGCCCGCGCTGTCTGA